The window TCCAGAAAATGCTCGGTACGGGCAAAAGACCGTTCATCTTCACCGGGAAATCCTGTGATTACATCCGCCCCGATGTTCACCGCCGGCTTTACTAGTTCCAATCGCTCCAGTAACCGTCGATAGTAAGCCGTAGTGTAACGCCGTCTCATTGCCGCTAAAATACGGTCATCGCCGCTCTGCAAAGGAATGTGAAAATGGGCGCAGACCTTTGAATCCTGTATCACCTCCAGCAACTCATCGTCAAAACAGTCTGGTTCAATCGACGCCAGTCTGATTCGGAACCGCCCCGGGATTTTAAGCAACAGGGCAAGCAACGCCCCCAGTTTAAAATCACCACTCTGGTACTTCCCCAGGTTCAGACCGGTAAGAACTATTTCACCGAAACCCTGGTTTATAAGCTGGTTAAACTGCTCCTGCACCGTTGCCACCGGCACCGAGACGGGCTTGCCTCTTACCCGAGCCACCACGCAGTAACTACAACCGTTGTCGCATCCGTCCTGAACCTTAAGAAGTGCGCGGCTGCGCACCGCCATCGGCACAACGCCCGCAATCTCCTCCTGCTTGCGTCGATTACTCCACACTTCGTCCACCCCGGGAATCAAAGCCAGCCTTTCCCCGACCCGCTCCGCATAACAACCGAGAACCACAATACGCGGTTTGGGCTGCAACTTACTGAGGTGCCGAATCAAGGCTAACGAATTCCGGTCCGCATTCCCGGTAACGGTGCAGGTGTTGACATAAACCGCATCTGCCTCCCGCGGGTTTGCTACCAGAACGACCCCTTGCTGCTGGAGCCGCGCCCGCAAACAGTCACTCTCCGCCTGATTCAGCCGACAGCCAACGGTAATAACCGCTGCGGTCATCAACTAAAGACCCTCAATATCGCGCAGATGGTCTTCAAGGGTAAACTTGTCTGGAGGTAACTCTTCTTCAATGACCTCTTCCGTCTCCTCTTCCTGCTTGAAACGGGGCTGAAGCGCCTTTTCACTTAAAATCACCCGACGGTTGTTAAGATCAATCCGCAGCACCTTCAACTCCAACTCCTGGCCAATCTGATAACTCTCCTTCACCTTTTTCCCCGCACCCTGGGCTAACTGGCTCAACGGCACAAACCCTTCAATTCCGTAGTTCAGCCCGACAACAATTCCGGGTTTGGGAATATCAAGGATCCGCGCCTTGACAATATCACCCTCCTTCATCTCCTGAGTCAGTCGGTAGAATGGGTCTTCCTGCGTCTGCTTTAAACCGAGTGAAATCCGACGGTTCTCCTTATCAATTTCGAGAATAATCGTCTCCACCGTCTGTCCCTTCTTTACCACCTCGCGCGGATGTTTAACCTTCTTCGTCCAGGATAGGTCGCCATTGTGAATCAAACCCTCAATACCCTCCTCCAATTCAACAAACGCCCCAAAATCCTTTAACGCCTTCACCTTGCCCGTAACCCGCTGCCCCACCTGATAGCGTTCCTCAATCAGCGACCAGGGGTCGGGCATCGTCTGCTTCAAACCCAGTGAAATCCGGCGATTCTCCTTGTCAATATTCAAAACAACCGCCTCCACCTCCTGGTCAACTGAAAGAATCTGTGCCGGATGGTGAATCGTCTTCGTCCAGGACATTTCCGAGATATGAATTAGCCCTTCAATGCCCTTTTCCAGTTCCACAAAAGCCCCGTACTCCGCCAGAGTTGTCACCCGACCTTTCACCCGGGAACCAATCTGATACTTCTCCTCGACCTTCTCCCAGGGATGTGGTGTCAGCTGCTTCAACCCCACCGTAATCCGACCCGTGTTCATATCGGCCGAAAGCACCTTCACTTTCAACCTATCGCCCACCTGCACCACCTCACTGGGATGAACAACCTTAACCCATGCTAAGTCTGAAATGTGGAGCAGAGCATCAACACCGCCGATATCGATAAAAGCCCCAAACTCCGTTATCGTCTTAACCGTTCCCTCAATCACATCGCCGACATTTAGTTTCGACAGCAACTCCTGACGCAACGCCGCCTGCCGTTCCTCAAGCAGCGCCCGCCGTGACACGACGATATTCTTCTTGTGCCAGTTTACCGACAGAATCTTCACCTCAAACATTTTACCCACCAGAGCATCAAGATTTGCCACCGGCCGCATATCAACCTGGGAACCGGGTAAAAAGGCGTCCAGTCCTAAAACATCAACCGCCAGTCCACCCTTCACCCGGCGCAAAACCACCGCATCAACCGGCTCACCCTGCTCTGACTTCTGCTTGATCGTCTCCCATGCCAGCTGAAAATCCGCCTTTTTCTTGGAGATAACTGGAAAACCTTCCTTATCCTCCAGTGCGTCAATATACACCTGCACCTGTCGTCCCTCAACCGCTTCCTCAGGATTACGGAACTCATCAATCGGCAAAATACCTTCTGCCTTCAGACCGATATCTACCAGCACCGCGTTGGGTAACCTCTTAATGATCGTGCCGGTAACAATCTCACCTTCCCGATAACACGGGAAACAATCGGCGTAAACATCTCCCGATGCTATCCGTGATTCACTGCTCTTATTAAGACTTTCACTCATTACTATCAGACCTCCTTAAACTTGGTTGTTTATCACAACCAGAATTTCTAACTGTTCGGGCGATTTCTTCCACCACTCTGGCCGGAGTCGATGCACCCGCCACGATTCCGATTACCTTAAATCGACCCCAGCGCCTTAAATTCAACCCCGAAGCACCGGTTAGATGGACCACCGGTTTCCTGGTTGAGCGGGCAATCTCTGCCAGACGCCGGGTATTGGCACTGTTTTTTCCTCCTACCACAACAATCGCATCAACCCGCTTTGCCAGCCGTAAAACCGCTTCCTGCCGTGCTACAACTTCGGCACAGACGGTGTCGAAAACCCGGATTTCATTATAGCGAAAATTAAGCGAATTGGCAACTGCTTCTTTCAGCCGCTCCCGACCGACCGTTGTCTGTGCCACAATTCCAACCCTGCCCGCTAATTTAATTCGGGGGGAAAACACCTTTGCCCCCTCACCCGCAGCAGCAAGAATCGCCCTGACTTCAGGATGATTTCTTTCGCCAACGACAACAACCTGATAACCTTCTGCTGCAAGCCGCCGGGCAACCTCCTGAACACGGCGCACATAAGGACAGGTTGCATCAATCACCTCAATTCCTCTTTTTTCACACTCTTTAAAAACTTCGGGTGGACACCCATGTGCCCTGATCACCAGTGCCCCATCCCGCACCTCATCAAGTTTACGCACCGCCTTTATTCCGGCACGGGACAGTTCATCCAGTACTTGCGGATTGTGAACCAGTTGCCCGAATGTATAAACCTTCCCAAACCGTTTCAACCCCTCTCTTGCCAGGGTAACCGCTCTTTCAACTCCAAAGCAAAATCCGGTTGGTTTTGCAACTATCACCCTGGGCATAAAGGCTAACTTTCTCCTAAAGCCTGGAGCCGTCTAAAAAGTTCGGCGGTCAGGAGTTCATAACCGGTTCGATTTGCCTCGTAACCATCCGGGTAAATGGGCGGACCAAACCGCACCTCTATTACGCCACGCCGATGGGGCTTCGTCCTTAACCCGGCCCTTACAAAATCCCGGTCAAACCAATAACTAACGATTGACCGCGTCACGCCGGAAATTCGGGCAGGTACAACGGGTACCCGATACACAACCGACAGCATCCCGACCCCGGGTTTAAACTCCCCAATTTCGCCGGTTCTACTCCTCGTTCCCTCAGGAAACAAAATCAGTGTCCGATTCCGCCGCAAAATCGCCCCGCAGCACCTTATCGCCTTCATATCCACGCCGCCGCGACCAACCGGCAGCGCATTCCAACTCCTAATTAGCCAGGCAAAAGGTCGATACCGAAAAAGTTCCTCTTTGGCAAGAAAATAAACCTCTCGTGCCGCAGCCCAACCCAGAATCAAAGGGTCAAAGTTAGATGTGTGATTTGCCGCAATAATCTGCCCGCCTGTAACCAGATGCTTCCGTCCCGAAACCCGCAACCCCAGAAAAAGCTTTGCCAGGGGATAAGTCAAAACCCAGGTCAACCACCACCGCAGCCTCATCACCTTCCTGCCAGGCGCTGCTGTGCCAGCGCACAAACCACCGCCACCTGCTCTGCAACTGTCAAATGGGTGGTATCAATCAAAATTGCCTCCGGTACCCGGCGTAAAGGAGAAACGCTCCGCTGCGAATCAATCCGGTCCCGCTTCAGGATGTTCTTCTTTACCACACCCATCCCGATTCTTGTGCTCTTGCCTCCATTGAGTTCTTTTTTCCGCCGTTTTACCCGTTCCTCAAGGTCACAATCGAGAAAAACCTTTAACTGCGCCTCGGGAAAAACAACGCTGCCGATATCCCGCCCTTCACACACCACATTCTTACCCTTTGCCAGACGGCGCTGCTCCTCAACCATCTTTTCCCGTACCGCCTTAATCGCACTCACCTCGGAAACCCGCTCGCTCACCTCCGGGCTTCTTATCGACTCGCTCACATCCTGTCCGTCCAGCTTTACCTGCAATTTACCTCTGCACCACACCACATCAACATTCGTTGAATTGAGCAACCGCTTCAACGCCTGCCCGTCCCTGATGTCAACCCCACTTTTCAGCACCTTCAAAGTTATCGCCCGATACATCGCCCCGGTATCGAGATAAAAAAAGCCCAGCCTTTGCGCGCACAACCGCGCCGTTGTTGACTTTCCGGACCCCGCCGGTCCATCGATTGCAACAACAAACCCCTTTCCCTTCACTCCACCGACTCCCGCAGCGCGTACATCTGTGCCAGTTGTAACTGCATATGGCGCAACCGCGACGCAATCGTCCGTGCCACCAGCCGCATCAGCACATAGCCCAACCTTGGGTCCTCCTCAAACAAACGCTCCAGCTCCTTTACATCAAACTCCAGATAACTGCAATCGGTAATCGCCCGACTGCCGGCGGTGTAATAGGGGTTTCCAACCAATCCCGACCAGGCAAACATCTGCCCCGGTCCCAGTGTCGTCAACTGATAGGTCTGGTGAGCCACCCCGAAATCCAGTGTCAGAACAACCGCCAGTCGCCCTGAAATTAGAATGTAAAACTTATCCGCCGGCGCCCCCTGGACATCAATCGCCTCTCCCGCTTTAACCGAACCTACGCGGGCGATACGCACCACCTGTTCCAGTTCCCCATCCGCCAAACGTTCAAACCCCTCAATACCTTTGAGAAAACTTTTCAGGCTATTGGTATCCATCGTTCCTCCTAAAAATGGTCCTGAATCGACACCCAGAAAACCCGGTTAAGTCGGGTTTGTTGATTATTGCCCAGGATATCGCGTAGAGCAAAGCCAAGCCGAACCCGCTCCTGAAAGGTCCAGGCAATCCCTGCATTCAGCCATCCCCCACGCCATTGGCTTCCAGCTGGCAGGTCATTTAACGCCGGGTCAAACTCCACCGCCGCTTCGACATTTCCGGGCAGTAACTGATTGACAACTAAAAACCCGTTAAAACCCTGCCACCAGTTCACACCCAGTTCGCAGTAAGTTCGGCTCACATCTATCGTCTTCCCCAACGCCAGGTATACCCCTTTTTCTTTCACCGTAAACCGCTCCTCGTTACAGTAATCGTACCCCTGACTCTCAAACCCCACCGTTAGGTCGGGAACATATCCCATTTCTTTCAGAATTGCGAACCGCGCCATAAGTTCCGGTCGCGCGCGCGACATCTCGGGCGTCCCACTGCCAATCAGTCGATTCGCACTGTAAGACATCCCCATCGTTAACCGGTCAAAAAACCCCACGCCAAAGCGCGCCAGTATTCCGCCTTCGCCCCACATTCGGAGTCCGACATAGTACTCGCCATGGGCGAGAGAAATCGGCACCGGCTGGTCGATGTGATAAATCACCCCGTCCGCCGGTAAAACAAAAACCGCCCATAAAACCAAAACAAAATTCCTCATACTGGTTCAGCATAAACCAAAACCAACTTAAGTCAAGTGGAATACCAATAAACCTGTCATCGCTTTTTCCCTAATCAGCCTACTTGACCGAAAATTGCTTACCAATACAATGTATCTATGAGCAGGGGTTTCAAACTCCGGGCACCATTCAAACCCGCCGGTGACCAGCCAGAAGCAATCGAACGGCTTGTCCGGTTCATCGAAACCGGCGCCCGCTTCTCCACCCTTTTAGGGGTAACCGGCTCGGGCAAAACCTTCGTGATGGCAAACTGTATCGCCCGGCTCAACCGTCCCACCATCGTCATTTCCCACAACAAAACCCTTGCCGCCCAGCTCTATGGCGAATTCAAACAGTTCTTTCCGGAAAATGCGGTAGAGTACTTTATCTCCTATTACGACTACTATCAGCCCGAAGCCTATGTCCCGGAACACGACCTTTATATAGAAAAAGACGCATCCATCAATGAAGAAATTGAAAGATTACGACTTCGGGCCACCTCCAGTTTAATCGAACGGCGCGATGTCATTATTGTCGCATCGGTCTCCTGTATCTACAACCTCGGTGAGCCCTGGGAGTTCAAAGAGGCCCTTTTCCCAATAGAACTCAACCGGGAGTTAAGCCGGGAAGACCTATTGGAACACCTGGTCAAACTCCAGTACACTCGCAACGACTTTGAATTAAAAAGGTCCACTTTTCGCGTCCGGGGGGATGTCGTTGAAATCCACCCCTCGCATCGCGACTACGGAGTCCGCTGCGAGTTTGATGGCGACCGGGTTGCTCGGCTGAGCATCTTTGACATCCTCACCGGGGACTTAATCGAACGCCGGGAACGAGTCGTAATCTACCCCGCAAGGCACTTCGTTACCGGAGAGCAACGGGTTGAGCGGGCACTAAAATCTATTGAAGAGGAGCTGCACCAGCGAGTTGTGGAACTGGAAGCCCAGGGCAAACTACTTGAGGCGCAACGCTTGAAGACCCGCACAAAGTTTGACCTTGAGATGATAAAAGAGTTCGGCTACTGCCCGGGGATTGAAAACTACTCGCGTCACTTTTTAGGTAAACCACCGGGTGCCAGACCCTACTGTCTCCTTGACTACTTTCCTGCCGACTATCTAATGTTCATTGACGAATCCCATGTAACGGTTCCCCAGATTAAGGGAATGTTCAACGGCGACCGCGCCCGTAAACAGGTTCTCGTCGATTACGGATTTCGCCTTCCTTCCTGTCTTGACAACCGCCCATTAAGGTTCGACGAATTTGAGCAACTAATCAATCAGGTGGTCTTCACCTCCGCAACGCCGGGCGACTATGAACTCACCATAAGTCAGAATCGGGTCGCTGAACTTATTGTTCGGCCCACCGGACTGGTGGACCCGAAATTAACGGTCAAACCAACCCAAAACCAGATTGACGACCTGATTAACGAAATCCGCATTCGGGTTGGCCGGCAGGAAAGAGTTCTCGTCACCACTTTAACCAAAAGAATGGCGGAAGACCTTGCCGACTATCTAACCGAAATGGGCATCCGGGTCCGCTATCTTCATTCGGAAATTGAGCCCATTGAACGAGTTGACATTCTCCGTCGTTTGCGTCTTGGTGAGTTTGATGTTCTAATTGGCATCAACCTATTACGCGAAGGACTGGATTTGCCCGAGGTGTCCCTTGTTGCTGTGCTTGACGCCGACAAAGAAGGTTTTCTCCGTGACGCCCGTTCCCTGATTCAAACTGCGGGCCGGGCAGCGCGCAATGTCCGGGGCGAAGTTATCCTCTATGCCGATAACCTCACCCGCTCAATACGCAACGCCCTCGCCGAAACCGAGCGCCGTCGGCAAAAGCAGATTGAGTTCAACAATCTCCACGGAATCGTGCCGCGCTCAATCGAAAAGACCGCGGCAGAGGTCCGGGAAACCACCGCAGTTGCTGACGCTAAACAGGAAACCGAACCTCTTGAGGACGAAAAGTGGCTCGCCGCCGAAGGGAAGAACCCGCTCGAGCTGCTCGCACAACTGGAAAAAGAGATGACCTCGGCGGCACAGGCGCTGGAGTTCGAGAAGGCAGCAAAACTGCGTGATCGAATCCGGGAACTAAGACAGAAGATTGAAGACGAAGAATGGAAAAAGGCGCGGCGCAAAAGGCTGAAGCGGCGTTAACTTTCCTTTTCCTCATTACGAGCGCCTGAAACGCTCGTCCCGAGAATGCGCAACAGCAGACTCTTCGGTAAAGAGGCGATGGCCATCGCCTGCACCGGACATATTTCCGCACAGCAAAAACAGGCGATACATTTCTTACGATTTACCACCGGATAAGGCGCAAGGTTGATCGCCTTAACCGGACAGTTGAGCGCACATTCACCGCACTGAATACACCGGCGGCGGTTCAGATGGGGAGTCCGGCGCAAAAGCGGGTATATCAGGGTGCTTACCTTACTGACCGCGGAAGCGAGTTCAACCGGCGGCAGGCGAAACCCTCTTATCGG is drawn from candidate division WOR-3 bacterium and contains these coding sequences:
- the rpsA gene encoding 30S ribosomal protein S1, which gives rise to MSESLNKSSESRIASGDVYADCFPCYREGEIVTGTIIKRLPNAVLVDIGLKAEGILPIDEFRNPEEAVEGRQVQVYIDALEDKEGFPVISKKKADFQLAWETIKQKSEQGEPVDAVVLRRVKGGLAVDVLGLDAFLPGSQVDMRPVANLDALVGKMFEVKILSVNWHKKNIVVSRRALLEERQAALRQELLSKLNVGDVIEGTVKTITEFGAFIDIGGVDALLHISDLAWVKVVHPSEVVQVGDRLKVKVLSADMNTGRITVGLKQLTPHPWEKVEEKYQIGSRVKGRVTTLAEYGAFVELEKGIEGLIHISEMSWTKTIHHPAQILSVDQEVEAVVLNIDKENRRISLGLKQTMPDPWSLIEERYQVGQRVTGKVKALKDFGAFVELEEGIEGLIHNGDLSWTKKVKHPREVVKKGQTVETIILEIDKENRRISLGLKQTQEDPFYRLTQEMKEGDIVKARILDIPKPGIVVGLNYGIEGFVPLSQLAQGAGKKVKESYQIGQELELKVLRIDLNNRRVILSEKALQPRFKQEEETEEVIEEELPPDKFTLEDHLRDIEGL
- a CDS encoding radical SAM protein encodes the protein MTAAVITVGCRLNQAESDCLRARLQQQGVVLVANPREADAVYVNTCTVTGNADRNSLALIRHLSKLQPKPRIVVLGCYAERVGERLALIPGVDEVWSNRRKQEEIAGVVPMAVRSRALLKVQDGCDNGCSYCVVARVRGKPVSVPVATVQEQFNQLINQGFGEIVLTGLNLGKYQSGDFKLGALLALLLKIPGRFRIRLASIEPDCFDDELLEVIQDSKVCAHFHIPLQSGDDRILAAMRRRYTTAYYRRLLERLELVKPAVNIGADVITGFPGEDERSFARTEHFLESVPVKYLHVFPYALRPETPAAVLGDVVDRSIKQERVQRLRDFSERRRAAYYRQFDQTVREVVLEPGYKALTDNYLRVALTPEGKGYRCGQLARVKLRFEADGPLMTGCLPDCPEYALVKEEAL
- a CDS encoding 1-acyl-sn-glycerol-3-phosphate acyltransferase, giving the protein MRLRWWLTWVLTYPLAKLFLGLRVSGRKHLVTGGQIIAANHTSNFDPLILGWAAAREVYFLAKEELFRYRPFAWLIRSWNALPVGRGGVDMKAIRCCGAILRRNRTLILFPEGTRSRTGEIGEFKPGVGMLSVVYRVPVVPARISGVTRSIVSYWFDRDFVRAGLRTKPHRRGVIEVRFGPPIYPDGYEANRTGYELLTAELFRRLQALGES
- the uvrB gene encoding excinuclease ABC subunit UvrB; the protein is MSRGFKLRAPFKPAGDQPEAIERLVRFIETGARFSTLLGVTGSGKTFVMANCIARLNRPTIVISHNKTLAAQLYGEFKQFFPENAVEYFISYYDYYQPEAYVPEHDLYIEKDASINEEIERLRLRATSSLIERRDVIIVASVSCIYNLGEPWEFKEALFPIELNRELSREDLLEHLVKLQYTRNDFELKRSTFRVRGDVVEIHPSHRDYGVRCEFDGDRVARLSIFDILTGDLIERRERVVIYPARHFVTGEQRVERALKSIEEELHQRVVELEAQGKLLEAQRLKTRTKFDLEMIKEFGYCPGIENYSRHFLGKPPGARPYCLLDYFPADYLMFIDESHVTVPQIKGMFNGDRARKQVLVDYGFRLPSCLDNRPLRFDEFEQLINQVVFTSATPGDYELTISQNRVAELIVRPTGLVDPKLTVKPTQNQIDDLINEIRIRVGRQERVLVTTLTKRMAEDLADYLTEMGIRVRYLHSEIEPIERVDILRRLRLGEFDVLIGINLLREGLDLPEVSLVAVLDADKEGFLRDARSLIQTAGRAARNVRGEVILYADNLTRSIRNALAETERRRQKQIEFNNLHGIVPRSIEKTAAEVRETTAVADAKQETEPLEDEKWLAAEGKNPLELLAQLEKEMTSAAQALEFEKAAKLRDRIRELRQKIEDEEWKKARRKRLKRR
- the ispH gene encoding 4-hydroxy-3-methylbut-2-enyl diphosphate reductase, whose amino-acid sequence is MPRVIVAKPTGFCFGVERAVTLAREGLKRFGKVYTFGQLVHNPQVLDELSRAGIKAVRKLDEVRDGALVIRAHGCPPEVFKECEKRGIEVIDATCPYVRRVQEVARRLAAEGYQVVVVGERNHPEVRAILAAAGEGAKVFSPRIKLAGRVGIVAQTTVGRERLKEAVANSLNFRYNEIRVFDTVCAEVVARQEAVLRLAKRVDAIVVVGGKNSANTRRLAEIARSTRKPVVHLTGASGLNLRRWGRFKVIGIVAGASTPARVVEEIARTVRNSGCDKQPSLRRSDSNE
- the cmk gene encoding (d)CMP kinase — encoded protein: MKGKGFVVAIDGPAGSGKSTTARLCAQRLGFFYLDTGAMYRAITLKVLKSGVDIRDGQALKRLLNSTNVDVVWCRGKLQVKLDGQDVSESIRSPEVSERVSEVSAIKAVREKMVEEQRRLAKGKNVVCEGRDIGSVVFPEAQLKVFLDCDLEERVKRRKKELNGGKSTRIGMGVVKKNILKRDRIDSQRSVSPLRRVPEAILIDTTHLTVAEQVAVVCALAQQRLAGR
- a CDS encoding Crp/Fnr family transcriptional regulator — protein: MDTNSLKSFLKGIEGFERLADGELEQVVRIARVGSVKAGEAIDVQGAPADKFYILISGRLAVVLTLDFGVAHQTYQLTTLGPGQMFAWSGLVGNPYYTAGSRAITDCSYLEFDVKELERLFEEDPRLGYVLMRLVARTIASRLRHMQLQLAQMYALRESVE